The Desulfovibrio sp. genomic sequence GTGCAAGGGCCGTATTGAAAAAGCCCGGGCCGCCTATCTGGCCGTACACGGCGTTCCATGGCCCCGGGAGGCCATGGAGTCGGCAAGCTGCGGGAACGAGCAAAGCGTGACCTGGTCCGATGTGGCGGTCAAACCGGTGAGAAGCGTGCTCATTGTGGGTGCCGGGCTCTTCTTGTTGCAGAACTTAAGCGGCATCGACGCGATTCTTTATTATGCGCCTGAAATCTTCAGGGCTGCCGGATTCGCCTCGGTCGAGGGCAGGCTTCTCTCCACCGTGGGCCTGGGCGCAGTCAACGTCCTGGCCACGGTGGCCTCGGCCTTGTGTATTGACCGATGGGGAAGGAGGCCGCTGCTGCTCTGGGGCTTGGCGGTAATGACCGTGGGCATGGGCCTTTTTGCCGCAAGCCACGTCTCATCTCATGATTCAGTGTTACTGCAACGGGTGCAGGTGGCGGCTTTGTCGGCCTTTATCGGGGCGTTCGCCTTCGGAATGGGAGCGGTGCCATACATATTGGCTTCGGAGATATTTCCCCTAAGGGTCCGGAGCCGGTCCATCGGGCTGTGTTCGGCGGCGGCCTGGGGCATCAATATCGTGGTGATCTTGGGATTCTTGCCGCTGGTCGAGCTTTCAAGTCCGGAGGCCGTGTTCGGGTTTTTCACCGTGGTCAATCTGTTTGCGTTTTTCTTTTGCCTTTATTTAGTCCCGGAAACCAAGGGGCGCTCGCTCGAGTCCATCGAGAAGAATTTGATCGCGGGTGTGCGAACCCGCGACCTGGGACAGGTCATTGAATATGAAGGTGGGTCTGGGAAAGACCGCTCTACGCCCTGACGAACTGAGGTGGCAGAAGCGGTCCTTGCCAGTGACGAAGGGGGCGGGTTAGCCTTCTGCGAGTACCCCCTAGAATCCTACCGGTTGACCGGTAAAGTCAGGATAGGGACCGCAGCCGTCACATTTCCTGATTGCAGTGAAAGCAGCACGGAGATGAAACCAAATGTGCGTTTCGAATTGAAATCATTATCTTTTATATAATACCACGTGTTGCGGTGTCTGACCGTTTGCAAGGCTCCTGTGGGTGGCACATTGGAGTTCTCCACCACGATGAAGTG encodes the following:
- a CDS encoding sugar porter family MFS transporter, whose protein sequence is MSENEGHPIGSIHKIDSVPAVTRATFVIAWTALWGSLLVGYNTGIMAGALEFIAGEFPISTLEKSVVVTAILVGGFLGGLLCGLVAERFGQRPVLLATALVYTTSAVACAFADSIATLIVWRFVMGFAVGASTMVLPEYVAETSPARWRGVLVSITPLAITSGFLLAYLADYSLAAQGDWRGMLGSGVIPGTLMLLGLTLAPESPDWLLCKGRIEKARAAYLAVHGVPWPREAMESASCGNEQSVTWSDVAVKPVRSVLIVGAGLFLLQNLSGIDAILYYAPEIFRAAGFASVEGRLLSTVGLGAVNVLATVASALCIDRWGRRPLLLWGLAVMTVGMGLFAASHVSSHDSVLLQRVQVAALSAFIGAFAFGMGAVPYILASEIFPLRVRSRSIGLCSAAAWGINIVVILGFLPLVELSSPEAVFGFFTVVNLFAFFFCLYLVPETKGRSLESIEKNLIAGVRTRDLGQVIEYEGGSGKDRSTP